One stretch of Pseudomonas sp. NC02 DNA includes these proteins:
- a CDS encoding tripartite tricarboxylate transporter permease, whose protein sequence is MDTFSYLGQGFGVALTPYNLITALCGTLIGTVVGLLPGLGPINGVALLIPIAFALGLPPESALILLAAVYLGCEYGGRISSILLNIPGEASTVMTTLDGYPMARKGLAGVALSLSAWSSFIGAFIATCGMVLFAPLLAKWAIAFGPAEYFVLMVFAIVCLGGMAGDKPLKTFVAALIGLFLSAVGIDANSGVYRFTGDNIHLTDGIQFVVLVLGLFSISEILLLLEKTHRGQEAVKATGRMMFNLKEASAVFVVNIRCGLLGFIMGVLPGAGATLASAVAYMTEKRLAGASGKFGQGDMRGLAAPETAIGASACGALVPMLTLGVPGSGTTAVMIGALSLYNITPGPLLFQQQPDIVWGLIASLFIANIMLVILNIPMIRIFTRILAVPNWALVPVIAIITAIGVYAVHATTFDLFLMVGIGIFGYILRKLDFPLSPVLLGFILGGLMEQNLRRALSISNGELQILWSSPITFGVWVLTALMLLFPLLRIWRKRSLQRRAVADV, encoded by the coding sequence ATGGATACGTTCAGCTATTTGGGCCAGGGCTTCGGCGTTGCACTGACCCCTTACAACCTGATCACCGCACTGTGCGGCACCTTGATCGGCACCGTGGTCGGCCTGTTGCCGGGCCTTGGGCCGATCAACGGCGTAGCGCTGTTGATCCCCATCGCATTTGCCCTGGGGCTGCCGCCTGAGTCGGCCTTGATCCTGTTGGCGGCCGTGTACCTGGGCTGCGAATACGGCGGGCGCATCAGCTCGATCCTGTTGAACATCCCGGGTGAAGCTTCCACCGTGATGACCACCCTCGACGGCTACCCGATGGCTCGCAAAGGCCTGGCGGGCGTGGCGTTGTCGCTGTCGGCGTGGAGTTCGTTCATCGGTGCGTTTATCGCCACCTGCGGCATGGTGCTGTTCGCCCCGCTGCTGGCCAAATGGGCGATTGCCTTCGGCCCGGCGGAATATTTCGTACTGATGGTGTTTGCCATCGTCTGCCTGGGCGGCATGGCCGGTGACAAGCCGCTGAAGACCTTTGTCGCGGCATTGATCGGCCTGTTTCTGTCAGCAGTGGGTATCGATGCCAACAGCGGCGTATACCGCTTCACCGGCGATAACATCCACCTGACCGACGGCATCCAGTTCGTGGTGCTTGTATTGGGCCTGTTCTCCATCAGCGAGATCCTGTTGCTGCTGGAAAAAACCCACCGTGGCCAGGAAGCCGTGAAAGCCACCGGACGCATGATGTTCAACCTGAAGGAAGCTTCCGCGGTATTCGTCGTGAATATTCGCTGCGGCCTGCTGGGTTTCATCATGGGTGTATTGCCGGGCGCGGGTGCCACACTGGCCTCGGCCGTGGCCTACATGACCGAAAAACGCCTGGCCGGTGCCAGCGGTAAATTCGGCCAGGGCGACATGCGCGGCCTCGCGGCTCCGGAAACCGCGATCGGCGCTTCCGCCTGCGGCGCCCTGGTGCCGATGCTGACCCTCGGCGTACCCGGCTCGGGCACCACGGCGGTGATGATCGGCGCCCTGTCGCTGTACAACATCACCCCCGGCCCGCTGCTGTTCCAACAGCAACCGGACATCGTCTGGGGCCTGATCGCCTCGTTGTTTATCGCCAACATCATGCTGGTGATCCTCAACATCCCGATGATCCGCATCTTCACCCGCATCCTTGCCGTGCCGAACTGGGCACTGGTGCCGGTGATCGCCATCATCACTGCGATCGGTGTGTACGCGGTTCACGCCACCACCTTCGACCTGTTCCTGATGGTCGGCATCGGCATCTTCGGCTACATCCTGCGCAAGCTGGATTTCCCGCTCTCGCCGGTGCTGCTGGGCTTTATCCTCGGCGGGTTGATGGAGCAGAACCTGCGTCGTGCGCTGTCGATTTCCAACGGCGAATTGCAGATCCTCTGGTCGAGCCCGATCACCTTCGGCGTGTGGGTACTGACGGCCTTGATGCTGTTGTTCCCGCTCCTGCGCATCTGGCGCAAGCGTTCCCTGCAGCGTCGTGCCGTGGCCGATGTCTGA
- a CDS encoding DUF3757 domain-containing protein — translation MNVSPLYLLFFAFLGVSTLAAAQSCPYPSAVRYVDGHFQGTDSDSPWISQAMSGREFVETFVGALFTPSEQDERKHGYLEKCIYKTLRGKTVTLRYGTAQAGGAMSLADTTHWVPGTDAFGQQIFQCDDHQPDNCAFTFEGKKAPADAQ, via the coding sequence ATGAACGTCAGCCCGCTCTACCTGTTATTTTTTGCTTTTCTTGGCGTCAGTACGTTGGCAGCAGCGCAATCCTGTCCTTACCCGAGTGCTGTACGCTACGTTGACGGTCACTTTCAGGGAACTGACAGCGACTCGCCATGGATAAGCCAGGCAATGAGCGGCCGGGAATTCGTGGAAACCTTTGTCGGCGCGCTTTTTACTCCAAGCGAGCAGGACGAGCGCAAGCATGGCTATCTGGAAAAGTGCATTTATAAAACCCTGAGGGGCAAGACAGTCACCCTGAGGTACGGCACGGCTCAAGCCGGGGGGGCGATGTCGCTGGCAGATACCACGCATTGGGTACCGGGCACCGATGCTTTCGGGCAACAGATTTTCCAGTGCGACGACCACCAACCCGATAATTGTGCCTTCACGTTCGAGGGCAAAAAAGCGCCGGCGGACGCTCAATAG
- a CDS encoding tripartite tricarboxylate transporter TctB family protein yields MLLQRIFASVMLLVCAGLALMAWPYQASFSYEPVGPRAYPLLMLGLMGLGLIYMLFRPQPTKHTEEEPALDRQTLIKIGICVGLLLVFAGTFEPLGFILSSMLIGIPMARLYGGRWMPSVVIVTLMSIGLYLLFDKAMDVPLPLGLLEVLEN; encoded by the coding sequence ATGCTCTTACAACGCATTTTCGCCTCAGTGATGTTGCTGGTCTGTGCCGGCCTCGCACTGATGGCCTGGCCATATCAGGCGTCGTTTTCCTACGAGCCGGTAGGGCCTCGGGCCTACCCGCTGCTGATGCTCGGGCTGATGGGCCTGGGCCTGATCTACATGCTGTTTCGTCCACAGCCCACCAAGCACACAGAAGAAGAGCCCGCGCTGGACCGCCAGACCCTGATCAAGATCGGCATCTGCGTCGGGTTGCTGCTGGTGTTTGCCGGCACCTTCGAACCCTTGGGTTTCATCCTCAGCAGCATGCTGATCGGCATTCCGATGGCGCGCCTGTATGGCGGCCGCTGGATGCCCAGCGTGGTGATCGTGACCTTGATGAGCATCGGTCTTTACCTGCTGTTCGACAAGGCCATGGATGTACCGCTGCCGCTCGGCCTGCTTGAAGTTCTGGAGAACTGA
- a CDS encoding response regulator gives MRVLLVEDHLQLAESVAQALKSTGLTVDVLHDGVAADLALSSEEYAVAILDVGLPRMDGFEVLARLRARGKNLPVLMLTARSDVKDRVHGLNLGADDYLAKPFELTELEARVKALLRRSVLGGERQQACGVLIYDLDTRRFTLGGELLTLTSREQAVLEALIARPGRVMSKEQLASQVFGLDEEASPDAIEIYVHRLRKKLDGQPVAIVTFRGLGYLLEARDA, from the coding sequence ATGCGTGTCCTTCTGGTCGAAGACCATCTGCAGCTAGCCGAAAGTGTCGCCCAGGCGCTCAAGAGCACGGGTTTGACCGTCGACGTGTTGCACGACGGAGTGGCGGCGGACCTGGCCTTGAGCAGCGAGGAATACGCGGTGGCGATTCTCGATGTGGGCCTGCCGCGAATGGACGGTTTCGAAGTATTGGCGCGCCTGCGGGCCCGTGGGAAAAATCTGCCGGTGTTGATGTTGACCGCACGCAGTGATGTGAAGGACCGCGTGCATGGCCTCAACCTGGGGGCGGATGACTACCTGGCCAAGCCGTTCGAACTGACGGAGCTGGAGGCCCGGGTCAAGGCGCTGCTGCGCCGTAGCGTGCTGGGCGGTGAGCGGCAACAGGCGTGTGGCGTGCTGATTTACGACCTGGACACGCGGCGCTTCACCCTGGGCGGCGAATTGCTGACGTTGACCTCCCGCGAGCAGGCGGTGCTTGAAGCACTGATCGCGCGCCCGGGCCGGGTCATGAGCAAGGAGCAACTGGCCTCCCAGGTGTTTGGCCTGGATGAAGAGGCCAGCCCCGATGCCATCGAAATCTACGTGCACCGCCTGCGCAAGAAACTCGATGGCCAGCCTGTGGCCATCGTCACCTTCCGTGGCCTGGGGTACCTGCTGGAAGCCCGCGATGCATAA
- a CDS encoding ABC transporter permease, translated as MRLINRHPERSSRLLLVLLPFALLLFAYFVGSAERLADNPNDKLLPSAAQMGDAVKRLAFSADTRTGEYVLWQDSASSLRRLAIGLGISALAGLCLGIAAGTLPLFGAPLSPLLTVLSMVPPLAILPILFIVFGLGELSKVMLIVIGITPALARDLEQRAREIPVELLVKAQTLGASTWTLMLRVVLPQLLPRLLISLRLMLGSAWLFLIAAEAIASTDGLGYRIFLVRRYLAMDVILPYVVWITLLAWLMDWGLKALTRRAFPWYEGARA; from the coding sequence ATGCGCCTGATCAACCGTCACCCGGAACGCTCCAGTCGCCTGCTGTTGGTGCTGCTGCCCTTCGCCCTGCTGCTGTTCGCCTACTTCGTGGGCTCGGCCGAGCGCCTGGCAGACAACCCCAACGACAAGCTGCTGCCCAGCGCCGCACAAATGGGCGACGCAGTGAAACGCCTGGCCTTCAGCGCCGACACTCGCACCGGTGAATACGTGCTGTGGCAAGACAGCGCCTCAAGCCTGCGCCGCCTGGCGATCGGCCTGGGCATCAGCGCCCTCGCCGGCCTGTGCCTGGGCATTGCAGCCGGCACCTTGCCGCTGTTTGGCGCACCGTTGTCCCCCTTGCTGACGGTGCTGTCGATGGTGCCGCCGCTGGCGATCCTGCCGATCCTGTTCATCGTGTTCGGGCTGGGGGAATTGTCGAAAGTGATGCTGATCGTGATCGGTATCACCCCGGCCCTGGCGCGGGACCTGGAACAGCGGGCACGGGAAATTCCCGTGGAGTTGCTGGTGAAGGCGCAGACCCTCGGCGCCTCCACCTGGACCCTGATGCTGCGGGTGGTGCTGCCGCAATTGCTGCCACGTTTGCTGATCTCCCTGCGCTTGATGCTCGGCTCGGCGTGGCTGTTCCTGATTGCAGCCGAAGCCATCGCCTCCACCGACGGTTTGGGTTACCGGATCTTCCTGGTGCGCCGCTACCTGGCGATGGACGTGATCCTGCCCTACGTGGTGTGGATCACCCTGCTG
- the ung gene encoding uracil-DNA glycosylase: MTTDDRIKLEPSWKHALRDEFDQPYMAQLREFLRQEHAAGKEIYPPGPMIFNALNSTPLDKVKVVILGQDPYHGPGQAHGLCFSVQPGVPAPPSLVNIYKELKRDLNIDIPNHGYLQSWADQGVLMINTTMTVERANANAHAGKGWQFFTDRIIEVVSEHQPHLVFLLWGAHAQGKQKLIDATKHLVLTSVHPSPLSAYRGFIGCGHFSRTNKFLEQNGETPIEWRLPPV; the protein is encoded by the coding sequence ATGACCACCGACGACCGTATCAAACTCGAACCCAGCTGGAAACACGCCCTGCGTGACGAGTTCGACCAGCCGTACATGGCCCAGTTGCGGGAATTCCTGCGCCAGGAGCACGCGGCAGGCAAGGAGATCTATCCACCCGGCCCGATGATCTTCAACGCACTCAACTCAACGCCCCTGGACAAGGTCAAGGTGGTGATCCTCGGCCAGGACCCGTATCACGGCCCGGGCCAGGCCCACGGCTTGTGCTTCTCGGTGCAACCGGGCGTGCCGGCACCGCCGTCGCTGGTCAATATCTACAAAGAACTCAAGCGTGACCTGAACATCGACATTCCCAACCACGGCTACCTGCAAAGCTGGGCCGACCAGGGCGTGCTGATGATCAACACCACCATGACCGTGGAGCGCGCGAATGCCAACGCCCATGCGGGCAAGGGCTGGCAGTTCTTTACCGATCGGATTATTGAAGTGGTGAGCGAGCATCAGCCGCACCTGGTGTTCTTGCTGTGGGGCGCCCATGCGCAGGGCAAGCAGAAGCTGATCGACGCCACCAAGCACCTGGTGCTGACGTCGGTGCATCCGTCGCCGTTGTCGGCCTATAGAGGGTTTATTGGCTGCGGGCATTTCAGCCGCACCAACAAGTTTCTTGAGCAGAATGGCGAGACGCCGATCGAGTGGCGATTGCCGCCGGTTTGA
- a CDS encoding enoyl-CoA hydratase/isomerase family protein: MNLHFEELIGTGGARVGIASLDAEKSLNALSLPMILALSERLDAWAKDPQIVCVLLRGNGPKAFCAGGEVRSLAQACREHPGEVPALAAQFFAAEYRLDYRLHTYPKPLICWGHGYVLGGGMGLLQSAAVRIVTPSSRLAMPEISIGLYPDVGASWFLSRLPGKLGLFLGLTGAHMNGRDALDLGLADRFLLDEQQDELLEGLLQLNWQEQTDMQLNSLLKALAQEAAGQLPEAQWLPRRGQIDEWLDVGDVRCAWRALSQLRDHTDPLLRRAGKTLNEGCPLTAHLVWEQIQRARHLSLAQVFQMEYTLSLNCCRHPEFSEGVRARLIDKDQQPHWHWPDINLIPEAVVQAHFHKVWEGRHPLADLSDY, translated from the coding sequence ATGAACCTGCACTTCGAAGAGCTGATTGGCACCGGCGGCGCCCGCGTTGGCATCGCCAGCCTGGACGCGGAAAAATCCCTCAATGCCTTGTCGTTGCCGATGATCCTGGCCCTGAGCGAACGCCTGGACGCCTGGGCCAAAGACCCGCAAATCGTCTGCGTGCTGCTGCGCGGCAATGGCCCCAAGGCTTTTTGCGCCGGTGGCGAAGTGCGCAGCCTGGCCCAGGCCTGCCGTGAACATCCCGGCGAAGTACCGGCGCTGGCCGCGCAATTTTTCGCCGCGGAGTACCGCCTCGACTACCGCCTGCACACCTATCCCAAACCGCTGATCTGCTGGGGCCACGGCTATGTGCTGGGCGGTGGCATGGGCTTGCTGCAAAGCGCCGCCGTGCGCATCGTCACTCCGAGCAGCCGCCTGGCCATGCCGGAAATCAGCATCGGCCTGTACCCGGACGTGGGCGCCAGTTGGTTCCTGTCTCGCCTGCCCGGCAAGTTGGGGTTGTTCCTCGGCCTGACCGGCGCCCATATGAATGGCCGCGACGCCCTGGACCTGGGCCTGGCTGACCGTTTCCTGCTGGATGAACAACAAGACGAACTGCTTGAAGGCCTGCTGCAACTGAACTGGCAGGAACAGACCGACATGCAGCTCAACAGCCTGCTCAAGGCCCTGGCCCAGGAAGCCGCCGGCCAGTTGCCCGAAGCCCAATGGCTGCCGCGCCGTGGGCAGATCGACGAGTGGCTGGACGTGGGGGATGTGCGCTGTGCGTGGCGAGCCTTGAGCCAGTTACGCGATCACACCGACCCGCTGCTCCGCCGCGCAGGCAAGACCCTGAACGAAGGCTGCCCGCTGACCGCGCACCTGGTGTGGGAACAGATCCAGCGCGCGCGGCACCTGTCCCTGGCCCAGGTGTTCCAGATGGAATACACCTTGAGCCTGAACTGCTGCCGTCACCCGGAATTCAGCGAAGGTGTGCGGGCGCGGTTGATCGACAAGGACCAGCAGCCACACTGGCACTGGCCGGACATCAACTTGATCCCCGAGGCCGTGGTGCAGGCGCACTTCCACAAGGTCTGGGAAGGGCGGCATCCGCTGGCGGACCTGTCTGACTATTGA
- a CDS encoding AbrB family transcriptional regulator — translation MSEATFRNWWATPLVGLLGGYLASQIGWPLPYMVGSLLAIILVRCLTPWQLAEIPGGRKCGQWVVGIGIGLHFTPVVIEQVMSHFGLIFFGALVTSLSSIVGVWLMRRSGEDRATAFFSSMPGGSGEMVNLGARNGAVLSRVAAGQSLRVLVVVLCVPAAFKYLLGEGAPQFHPATVDWTWLALLFPVGALVAWGWQRLRQPNPWLFGPLLVSAAASITWDLHIGLPDGGSQIGQWLIGSGLGCHFNRQFFRRAPLFMGRTLIGTALTMLIATLAAVGLSALTHLDLRSLTLGMMPGGIAEMSLTAETLQLSVPLVTAMQVMRLLFVLFLAEPLFRHWNRQPDKI, via the coding sequence ATGTCTGAGGCCACGTTCAGAAACTGGTGGGCAACACCGCTGGTCGGTCTGCTGGGCGGGTATCTCGCCAGCCAGATCGGCTGGCCACTGCCGTACATGGTCGGCTCGTTGCTGGCGATCATCCTGGTGCGCTGCCTGACACCCTGGCAGCTCGCGGAAATTCCCGGCGGCCGCAAATGCGGCCAATGGGTGGTGGGCATCGGCATCGGCCTGCACTTCACCCCGGTGGTGATCGAGCAGGTGATGAGCCACTTCGGCCTGATCTTCTTCGGCGCGCTGGTCACCAGCCTCTCCAGCATCGTGGGTGTGTGGTTGATGCGCCGCAGCGGTGAAGACCGTGCCACAGCGTTTTTCTCGAGCATGCCGGGTGGGTCGGGGGAGATGGTCAACCTCGGCGCACGCAACGGCGCAGTACTCAGCCGCGTCGCGGCGGGCCAGAGTTTGCGGGTATTGGTGGTGGTGCTCTGTGTGCCGGCGGCGTTCAAGTATTTGCTGGGGGAAGGTGCCCCGCAGTTTCATCCGGCGACGGTGGATTGGACCTGGCTGGCGCTGCTGTTTCCCGTCGGCGCACTGGTGGCCTGGGGCTGGCAGCGCTTGCGTCAGCCAAACCCCTGGCTGTTCGGGCCGCTGCTGGTCAGTGCCGCCGCCAGCATTACCTGGGACTTGCACATCGGGCTGCCCGACGGCGGCAGCCAGATCGGCCAGTGGCTGATCGGCAGCGGCCTGGGCTGCCACTTCAACCGGCAGTTCTTCCGGCGCGCGCCGTTGTTCATGGGACGTACGTTGATCGGTACGGCGTTGACCATGTTGATTGCGACGCTGGCGGCTGTGGGCTTGAGCGCACTCACACATCTGGACCTGCGTTCGCTGACACTGGGCATGATGCCAGGCGGAATTGCGGAAATGAGCCTGACGGCGGAAACCCTGCAATTGTCGGTGCCATTGGTGACGGCGATGCAGGTGATGCGTTTGTTGTTTGTGCTGTTTCTGGCGGAGCCTTTGTTTCGGCACTGGAACCGGCAGCCAGACAAAATCTGA
- a CDS encoding OprD family porin, with protein MLRTQPPARSSRITQTALASAAALAGFSPAGQAAFFEDSTATLETRNMYFNRDFRDGTSAQQSKRDEWAQGFMLNLQSGYTDGTVGFGVDALGMLGVKLDSSPDRTGTGLLPTHDDGRAANEYSKLGLTGKVKISATELKIGALIPELPILKPNDGRILPQTFEGGLLSSREFKNLVFTGGRLNKAKDRDDTNYEDIGLNNKNSRFLSGATGKHFDFGGVDYKFADKITGSYHFAQLDDVYRQHFLGLVASRPMGPGTFGADLRLAVSDDTGAARGGKIDNTSLNGLFSYALNGHKLSAGYQHMSGDSAFPYVDGSDPYLVNFVQINDFAGAEERSWQARYDYDFAKLGIPGLSFMSRYLSGDNIKLKNGETGKEWERNSEIRYVVQSGTFKDVAVRLRNATYRSNYSARDADEVRLLVSYSVALW; from the coding sequence ATGCTGCGCACACAGCCGCCTGCTCGTTCTTCTCGTATCACCCAGACCGCCCTTGCCAGTGCCGCCGCCCTCGCCGGCTTTTCGCCCGCAGGCCAGGCCGCCTTTTTCGAGGACAGCACCGCCACCCTCGAAACCCGCAACATGTACTTCAACCGCGACTTTCGCGACGGCACCAGCGCACAACAATCCAAGCGCGACGAGTGGGCCCAGGGCTTCATGCTCAACCTGCAGTCGGGCTATACCGACGGTACCGTCGGCTTCGGCGTGGATGCGCTGGGCATGCTCGGGGTCAAGCTCGACTCCAGCCCCGACCGCACCGGCACCGGGCTGTTGCCGACCCACGACGACGGCCGCGCCGCCAACGAATATTCCAAACTCGGCCTGACCGGCAAAGTGAAGATCTCCGCCACCGAGCTGAAGATCGGCGCGCTGATCCCCGAATTGCCGATCCTCAAGCCCAACGACGGGCGCATCCTGCCGCAGACGTTTGAAGGCGGCCTGCTCAGTTCCAGGGAATTCAAGAACCTGGTGTTCACCGGCGGCCGCCTGAACAAGGCCAAGGACCGCGACGACACCAACTACGAAGACATCGGCCTCAACAACAAGAACAGCCGCTTCCTCAGCGGCGCCACCGGCAAGCATTTCGACTTCGGCGGCGTGGACTACAAGTTCGCCGACAAGATCACCGGCAGCTACCACTTCGCCCAACTCGACGACGTGTACCGCCAGCATTTCCTCGGCCTCGTGGCCTCGCGCCCGATGGGCCCCGGCACCTTCGGCGCCGACCTGCGCCTGGCCGTCAGTGACGACACCGGCGCGGCGCGCGGCGGCAAGATCGACAACACCTCCCTCAACGGCCTCTTCAGCTATGCCCTCAATGGCCATAAGCTCAGCGCCGGTTACCAGCACATGTCCGGCGACAGCGCCTTTCCCTACGTGGACGGTAGCGATCCTTACCTTGTCAACTTCGTGCAGATCAACGACTTTGCCGGCGCCGAAGAACGCTCCTGGCAGGCTCGCTACGACTACGACTTCGCCAAGCTGGGGATTCCCGGCCTGAGTTTCATGAGCCGTTACCTGTCGGGTGACAACATCAAGCTCAAGAACGGCGAGACCGGCAAGGAGTGGGAACGCAACAGCGAGATCCGCTACGTGGTGCAAAGCGGCACGTTCAAGGACGTGGCCGTGCGTCTGCGCAATGCCACCTACCGTTCCAACTATTCGGCCCGTGATGCGGATGAAGTGCGCCTGCTGGTGAGCTACAGCGTCGCACTCTGGTAA
- a CDS encoding tripartite tricarboxylate transporter substrate binding protein: MNMTLSLRKFALTASCMLFASQLLAAEPKRPECIAPASPGGGFDLTCKLAQSALVNEKLLSKPMRVTYMPGGVGAVAYNAVVAQRPADAGTLVAWSSGSLLNLAQGKFGRFDESAVRWLAAVGTSYGAIAVKNDSPYKNLDDLVKALKKDPGSVVIGSGGTVGSQDWMQTALIAKAAGINPRDLRYVALEGGGEIATALLGGHIQVGSTDISDSMPHILSGDMRLLAVFSDERLDEPEMKNIPTAKEQGYDIVWPVVRGFYLGPKVSDEDYAWWKDAFDKLLASEEFAKLRDQRELFPFAMTGPELDTYVKKQVADYKVLAKEFGLIQ; this comes from the coding sequence ATGAACATGACCCTTTCACTGCGTAAATTTGCCCTGACGGCCAGCTGCATGCTGTTCGCCAGCCAACTGCTGGCCGCCGAGCCCAAGCGCCCGGAGTGCATCGCCCCGGCGTCCCCTGGCGGTGGTTTCGACCTGACCTGCAAACTGGCGCAGAGCGCGCTGGTCAACGAGAAACTGTTGAGCAAGCCGATGCGCGTTACCTACATGCCCGGCGGCGTGGGCGCGGTGGCCTACAACGCCGTCGTGGCGCAGCGTCCGGCCGACGCTGGCACGCTGGTGGCGTGGTCCAGCGGCTCGCTGTTGAACCTGGCCCAGGGCAAATTTGGCCGCTTCGATGAAAGCGCCGTGCGCTGGCTCGCGGCCGTCGGCACCAGCTACGGTGCCATCGCGGTGAAAAACGATTCGCCCTACAAAAACCTCGACGATCTGGTCAAGGCCCTGAAGAAAGATCCGGGCAGCGTGGTCATCGGTTCCGGCGGCACCGTCGGCAGCCAGGACTGGATGCAAACCGCCCTGATCGCCAAGGCCGCCGGCATCAACCCGCGTGACCTGCGCTACGTGGCACTGGAAGGCGGCGGCGAGATCGCCACCGCCCTGCTAGGCGGCCATATCCAGGTAGGCAGTACCGACATCTCCGACTCCATGCCGCACATCCTCAGTGGTGACATGCGCCTGCTGGCGGTGTTCTCCGACGAACGCCTGGACGAGCCGGAAATGAAGAACATCCCGACCGCCAAGGAACAAGGCTACGACATCGTCTGGCCGGTGGTGCGTGGCTTCTACCTCGGGCCAAAAGTCAGCGACGAAGACTATGCCTGGTGGAAAGACGCCTTCGACAAACTGCTGGCTTCCGAAGAGTTCGCCAAGCTGCGTGACCAGCGCGAGCTGTTCCCGTTCGCCATGACCGGCCCGGAGCTGGACACCTACGTGAAGAAACAGGTGGCTGACTACAAAGTGCTGGCCAAAGAGTTCGGCCTGATCCAGTAA
- a CDS encoding putative urea ABC transporter substrate-binding protein, which produces MPSIRLPALLAAAFAAVVSFSAQAAPKDHFSVCWTIYAGWMPWEYAGSQGILDKWAKKYGIKIDMVQLNDYVESINQYTAGQFDGCTMTNMDALTIPAAGGVDSTALVVSDFSNGNDGVVIKGEGKTVADLKGMNVNLVELSVSHYLLARALESANLSEKDLKVVNTSDADIAAAFNTDQVKAVTTWNPMLSEIKAKPGVTEVFDSSKVPGEIMDMMVVNTQTLKDNPKLGKALTGAWFEVVALMNAKNAASTDALEHMAKASGTDLKGFQSQLDTTKLFATPKEALAFATSAQLPATMGKVAEFSFKHGLLGEGAKDTNAVGMSFANGVTRGDTANLKLHFDPSYVQMAADGTL; this is translated from the coding sequence ATGCCCTCGATACGTTTACCCGCCCTGCTCGCCGCCGCCTTCGCCGCCGTGGTGAGTTTTTCCGCCCAAGCCGCCCCCAAAGACCATTTCAGCGTGTGTTGGACGATCTATGCCGGCTGGATGCCGTGGGAATACGCCGGCAGCCAAGGCATCCTCGACAAGTGGGCCAAGAAGTACGGCATCAAGATCGACATGGTGCAGCTCAATGACTACGTCGAATCCATCAACCAGTACACCGCCGGCCAGTTCGACGGCTGCACCATGACCAACATGGACGCCCTGACCATTCCCGCCGCCGGCGGCGTGGACAGCACCGCGCTGGTGGTCAGCGACTTCTCCAATGGCAACGATGGCGTGGTCATCAAAGGTGAAGGCAAGACCGTCGCCGACCTCAAGGGCATGAACGTCAACCTGGTGGAACTTTCCGTGTCCCACTACCTGCTGGCCCGCGCCCTGGAGTCGGCCAACCTCAGCGAAAAAGACCTGAAAGTGGTCAACACCTCCGACGCCGACATCGCCGCCGCCTTCAACACCGACCAGGTCAAGGCCGTCACCACCTGGAACCCGATGCTCTCGGAGATCAAGGCCAAGCCCGGCGTCACCGAAGTGTTCGACTCCAGCAAAGTGCCCGGCGAAATCATGGACATGATGGTGGTCAACACCCAGACCCTCAAGGACAACCCCAAGCTGGGCAAAGCGTTGACCGGCGCCTGGTTTGAAGTGGTGGCGCTGATGAACGCGAAAAACGCCGCCAGCACCGACGCCCTGGAACACATGGCCAAGGCCTCCGGCACCGACCTCAAGGGCTTCCAGTCGCAACTGGACACCACCAAGCTGTTCGCCACGCCCAAGGAAGCCCTGGCCTTCGCCACCAGCGCGCAGTTGCCCGCCACCATGGGCAAAGTCGCCGAGTTCTCGTTTAAACACGGCCTGCTGGGTGAAGGTGCCAAGGACACCAACGCCGTGGGCATGAGCTTCGCCAATGGCGTGACCCGCGGCGACACCGCCAACCTCAAGCTGCATTTCGACCCCAGCTACGTACAGATGGCCGCCGACGGCACGCTGTAA